One segment of Theobroma cacao cultivar B97-61/B2 chromosome 9, Criollo_cocoa_genome_V2, whole genome shotgun sequence DNA contains the following:
- the LOC18588215 gene encoding suppressor of mec-8 and unc-52 protein homolog 2 — MSSSKKYYKEKIARRKEEKAEEPEQPKYRDRAKERREDQNPDYEPTELGSFHAVAPPGTVDLRSADAHKISIEKSKYLGGDVEHTHLVKGLDYALLNKVRSEIDKKPDAGEDGDGKSRKSKEDQQISFRTATAKSVYQWIVKPQTVMKTNEMFLPGRMAFIFNMEGGYSNDIPTTLHRSKADCPVPDEMVTVSVDGSVLDRIAKILSYLRLGSSGKVLKKKKKERDAKGKVLALGNEYDEEDKPSKPNGGMSNGRTEKEILPPPPPPPRKNYLDSREKQGPTVARAEEDDIFVGDGIDYDSPRKDMNPSPLSEDMEESPRHKERVSYFAEPAYGPVQPSAAPQEWQELSGYDALQTQALAGGYQGEWQDYQYTEQMAYPEQYLQANMQGYDVQAGLNIPQDPRFMTQEEKDRGLGSVFKRDDQRLQQLREKDAREKDPNFISESYSECYPGYQEYNREIVDSDDEDDLSKMDMGGRAKGRLHRWDFETEEEWATYNEQKEAMPKAAFQFGVKMQDGRKTRKQNKDQKLNNELHKINKILARKKMEKDSGGEGGHHNDDVQPGKKLRISG; from the exons ATGTCTTCCTCCAAGAAATACTACAAGGAGAAAATTGCTCGTCGTAA AGAGGAGAAAGCGGAAGAGCCAGAGCAGCCAAAGTACAGAGACAGAGCTAAGGAGCGAAGAGAGGATCAAAATCCAGATTATGAACCAACTGAATTAGGTTCTTTTCATGCTGTTGCTCCTCCTGGAACCGTCGATCTTCG GTCAGCTGATGCTCATAAGATATCCATCGAGAAGAGCAAGTACCTTGGAG GTGATGTGGAACACACGCATTTGGTCAAAGGGTTGGATTATGCTTTGCTTAATAAAGTGAGGAGCGAGATTGATAAGAAGCCAGATGCTGGAGAAGATGGTGACGGAAAGTCAAg AAAATCAAAGGAAGACCAACAAATATCATTTCGCACAGCCACTGCTAAG TCAGTGTATCAATGGATAGTGAAGCCTCAGACTGTAATGAAGACAAATGAAATGTTTCTTCCTGGTCGAATggcatttatttttaacatg GAGGGTGGATATTCGAATGACATTCCAACCACCTTGCATAGGAGTAAAGCTGACTGTCCAGTGCCAGAT GAAATGGTTACTGTCAGTGTTGACGGTTCTGTGCTAGATCGAATTGCTAAAATTCTGTCATATCTTCGCCTTGGATCATCTGGGAAGGttctgaagaagaaaaagaaggaaagagatGCCAAAG gGAAGGTTTTGGCTTTGGGAAATGAATATGATGAAGAGGACAAGCCATCAAAGCCTAATGGTGGAATGTCTAATGGTAGAActgaaaaggaaattttgcCACCGCCTCCACCCCCTCCTAGGAAAAATTATCTTGATTCGAGAGAGAAGCAGGGCCCAACTGTTGCTAGAGCAGAAGAGGATGACATATTTGTGGGGGATGGTATTGACTATGATAGTCCCAGGAAGGACATGAACCCAAGCCCTCTCTCAGAGGATATGGAAGAGTCGCCTCGACATAAGGAACGAGTTTCATATTTTGCTGAACCTGCTTATGGTCCAGTGCAACCCTCTGCTGCTCCTCAAGAATGGCAAGAACTG AGTGGATATGATGCCTTGCAAACACAGGCTTTGGCTGGTGGATACCAGGGTGAGTGGCAGGACTACCAATATACTGAGCAAATGGCTTACCCTGAGCAATACCTTCAGGCCAACATGCAAGGTTATGATGTACAAGCAGGATTGAACATTCCACAGGATCCACGGTTCATGACTCAAGAAGAGAAGGATCGAGGGTTGGGATCTGTGTTCAAGCGGGATGATCAAAGGCTTCAACAATTGAGGGAGAAGGATGCTCGTGAGAAGGATCCGAATTTCATATCTGAGAGTTACTCTGAATGTTATCCTGGCTATCAGGAGTACAACCGTGAGATTGTTGACAGTGACGATGAAGATGACTTGTCGAAAATGGATATGGGAGGACGA GCAAAGGGTCGTCTTCATAGGTGGGACTTTGAAACAGAAGAGGAATGGGCAACATACAATGAGCAGAAGGAAGCAATGCCAAAGGCTGCTTTCCAGTTTGGTGTGAAGATGCAAGATGGAAGGAAGACAAGAAAGCAGAACAAGGACCAGAAGCTCAACAATGAGCTGcataagattaataaaatactGGCCAGAAAGAAGATGGAGAAAGATTCAGGTGGTGAAGGTGGACATCATAATGATGATGTGCAACCTGGAAAGAAGCTTCGGATCTCAGGTTAA
- the LOC18588216 gene encoding GDSL esterase/lipase 5, whose translation MAKLISYINFFKVSVILLLSTTSRCFGTPLEKGSALFIFGDSTVDPGNNNYINTIPENRAHYKPYGQNGFFAEPTGRFSDGRVIVDYVAEYAKLPLIPPFLQPSADFTSGANFASGGGGVLPETNQGLVIDLPTQLKNFEEVQKSLVEKLGEAQTKELISEAVYFISIGSNDYMGGYLGNPKMQEFYPPEAYVGMVIGNLTQTLQVLYEKGARKFGFLSLSPLGCLPALRALNFKDNEGKCLEAASALARAHNDALNAVLTNLEHILPGLKYCNSNFYEWLDDRMNNPSKYGFKDGVNACCGTGPYGGVFTCGGTKNVKDYQLCDNADDHVWWDSFHPTERIHEQFAKALWSGHPSSVGPYNLEDLFFNKEKLTIADIVDSPETDPFQ comes from the exons ATGGCAAAGCTAATCTCCTACATAAATTTCTTCAAAGTCTCTGTAATTCTATTATTGTCGACTACCTCCAGGTGTTTTGGTACCCCGCTAGAGAAGGGTAGTGCGCTGTTCATTTTTGGAGACTCTACCGTCGATCCTGGCAACAACAATTACATCAACACCATCCCTGAAAACAGAGCACATTACAAGCCGTATGGGCAGAATGGCTTCTTTGCAGAACCAACAGGGCGATTCTCAGATGGTCGTGTGATAGTGGATTATGTTG CCGAGTATGCAAAGTTGCCTCTGATTCCTCCATTTCTACAACCTTCTGCTGATTTTACCAGTGGTGCTAACTTTGCCTCAGGTGGGGGTGGGGTTCTTCCTGAGACCAATCAGGGCTTG GTGATTGATCTTCCTACACAACTAAAGAATTTTGAGGAGGTGCAAAAATCATTAGTAGAAAAGTTAGGAGAAGCACAGACGAAAGAGCTTATATCAGAAGCAGTTTATTTCATCAGTATTGGAAGCAATGATTATATGGGTGGTTATCTAGGTAATCCAAAAATGCAAGAATTTTATCCTCCTGAAGCGTATGTTGGAATGGTCATCGGGAACTTGACCCAAACACTTCAA gTGCTGTACGAGAAAGGAGCAAGAAAATTTGGCTTTCTAAGCTTGTCTCCACTAGGCTGCTTACCAGCCCTTAGAGCATTGAACTTCAAAGACAACGAAGGCAAATGTCTTGAAGCAGCTAGCGCCCTTGCACGAGCACATAACGATGCTTTAAACGCTGTCCTCACGAACCTTGAACATATATTACCAGGCCTCAAATACTGCAATTCTAATTTCTATGAATGGCTAGACGACAGAATGAATAATCCCTCAAAGTATG GTTTCAAGGATGGAGTAAATGCTTGCTGTGGAACCGGACCATACGGGGGTGTTTTCACCTGCGGAGGCACAAAGAATGTCAAAGACTACCAGTTGTGCGACAATGCAGATGATCATGTCTGGTGGGACTCTTTCCATCCCACTGAGAGAATCCACGAGCAATTCGCAAAGGCGCTATGGAGCGGACATCCTTCCTCTGTTGGGCCATACAACCTCGAAGATCTCTTCTTCAACAAGGAAAAGCTTACAATTGCTGATATAGTTGATTCCCCAGAAACAGACCCGTTTCAGTAA